One genomic window of Mucilaginibacter sp. SJ includes the following:
- a CDS encoding glycoside hydrolase family 26 protein produces MIKFFRRIAVLYLLFHSSTAMAQLFEPADKHATTETRQLFYSMQRLLNVGVIFGHHDDLAYGVGWRNEPGRSDVKSVTGSYPALYGWDLARIEHDSIHDINGIAFEQQKQFVKDVYARGGINTFCWHMDNPANGKTAWDTTQHAVKDLIPGGAFHDVYVEYLDRAANYLADMKGPEGEAIPILFRPFHELTGNWFWWCKNTCTPDEFKILWRFTIDYLRDKKKLHNLLIVYSAADFESEDEFLERYPGDAYADFIGFDNYCTQRVERFQAKLDQRLAIIDGIAAKHHKIACLPETGYEGIPMPNWWTDILLQTLAKHKVSYIMAWRNGNDHHYYVPYPGQTSAGDFIKFYNNPQTIFQNRITLLGIYGKPNWKQ; encoded by the coding sequence ATGATAAAATTTTTTAGAAGGATTGCTGTTTTATACCTGCTGTTCCATAGTTCAACCGCTATGGCGCAACTGTTTGAACCTGCCGATAAACACGCCACAACCGAAACCCGGCAGCTTTTTTACAGTATGCAGCGCCTGCTTAACGTAGGGGTAATATTTGGTCACCACGATGACCTGGCTTATGGTGTGGGATGGCGTAATGAACCGGGCCGCTCAGATGTTAAGAGTGTTACCGGATCATACCCGGCCCTGTATGGCTGGGATTTGGCCAGGATTGAGCACGACAGCATTCATGATATTAACGGAATCGCCTTTGAACAGCAGAAGCAGTTTGTTAAGGACGTTTACGCGCGCGGCGGCATCAATACATTTTGCTGGCATATGGATAACCCGGCCAATGGCAAAACCGCCTGGGATACCACACAGCATGCCGTAAAAGATCTTATCCCCGGCGGCGCTTTTCATGATGTATACGTTGAGTATCTTGATCGTGCGGCCAATTATTTAGCTGACATGAAAGGTCCGGAAGGCGAGGCTATCCCGATATTGTTCCGGCCATTTCATGAACTTACGGGCAATTGGTTTTGGTGGTGCAAAAACACCTGTACCCCCGATGAATTTAAAATCCTGTGGCGTTTTACTATCGATTACCTGCGGGATAAAAAGAAGCTGCATAACCTGCTCATTGTATACTCCGCGGCCGATTTTGAATCGGAAGATGAGTTTTTGGAACGGTATCCCGGCGATGCTTATGCGGATTTTATAGGCTTTGATAATTATTGTACGCAAAGGGTTGAGCGTTTTCAAGCCAAGCTGGATCAACGCCTTGCCATTATTGATGGCATCGCTGCAAAACACCATAAAATAGCATGCCTGCCCGAAACGGGATATGAAGGTATCCCCATGCCCAACTGGTGGACGGATATATTACTGCAAACCCTCGCTAAGCATAAAGTATCCTACATAATGGCATGGCGCAACGGAAACGATCATCATTATTACGTGCCATACCCCGGCCAAACCAGTGCCGGTGATTTTATAAAGTTTTATAACAACCCGCAAACCATTTTCCAAAACCGCATAACATTATTGGGGATTTATGGTAAGCCAAATTGGAAGCAGTAG